The following proteins are encoded in a genomic region of Oncorhynchus masou masou isolate Uvic2021 unplaced genomic scaffold, UVic_Omas_1.1 unplaced_scaffold_1455, whole genome shotgun sequence:
- the LOC135530902 gene encoding hematopoietically-expressed homeobox protein hhex-like, translating into MQYQHSAPSAMGVPLYAPSPIQPVHPTPFYIEDILRRNEPLTQSSAVVSTPNLPSPNSSFTSLVSPYRTPIYEPTPIHPTFSHHAALTATYASGAFANSLYPFHRSMGDYTLIRHDPLGKPLLWSPFIQRPLHKRKGGQVRFSNDQTIELEKKFETQKYLSPPERKRLAKMLQLSERQVKTWFQNRRAKWRRLKQENPTGSKTDLEDDSTGRNCEEGPESGVSLSPGRDQRCRATEMTHTHSRLQCSTSPLSQGQIESDISDDTDQELDIEDDMEFPLNPPI; encoded by the exons ATGCAGTACCAACACAGTGCGCCCTCAGCCATGGGTGTTCCTCTTTACGCGCCGAGCCCTATCCAGCCCGTCCACCCAACTCCTTTCTACATCGAAGACATCCTGAGGAGAAATGAGCCCCTGACCCAGTCTTCAGCGGTGGTCTCCACGCCAAATCTACCGTCACCCAATTCATCCTTCACCAGTTTGGTCTCTCCGTACCGGACCCCCATCTATGAACCGACACCGATCCACCCTACGTTCTCTCACCACGCTGCGCTCACCGCCACGTATGCCTCCGGGGCTTTCGCTAATTCACTGTATCCTTTCCACCGGTCTATGGGGGACTATACTCTGATCAGGCACGACCCGCTCG GTAAACCACTTCTATGGAGCCCGTTCATTCAGCGTCCACTGCACAAGAGAAAAGGTGGACAAGTCCGATTCTCCAACGACCAGACAATAGAGCTGGAAAAGAAGTTTGAGACACAGAAATACCTTTCACCCCCCGAACGAAAACGGCTGGCTAAAATGTTGCAACTGAGTGAACGACAG GTGAAGACGTGGTTCCAAAATCGAAGAGCCAAGTGGAGGCGACTGAAGCAG GAGAACCCTACCGGCAGTAAGACAGATCTGGAGGACGATAGCACCGGGAGAAACTGCGAGGAGGGACCGGAGTCCGGTGTGAGCCTCAGTCCGGGCCGGGACCAGAGATGTAGGGCTACAGAGATGACGCACACTCACAGTCGGTTGCAGTGTTCCACGTCGCCTCTATCACAAGGACAAATAGAGTCAGACATTTCAGATGATACAGACCAAGAGCTGGACATAGAGGATGACATGGAGTTCCCACTGAATCCACCGATATGA